A single genomic interval of Gossypium raimondii isolate GPD5lz chromosome 11, ASM2569854v1, whole genome shotgun sequence harbors:
- the LOC105801486 gene encoding LOB domain-containing protein 16: MASSGTGSPCGACKFLRRKCASDCIFAPYFCSEQGPARFAAIHKVFGASNASKLLLHIPAHDRCEAVVTIAYEAQARIRDPVYGCVAHIFALQQQVAYLQGQLMQMKAQLAQNAMNSHNMESQWQGNLSGGPSIPTYPIYMNPISPQSSLESVELNSADNLNMQEIQSREEFSNFHGYSRKRPYNSDLGELQALALRMMRN; encoded by the exons ATGGCATCCTCTGGCACTGGCTCCCCTTGTGGTGCATGCAAGTTTCTGAGACGAAAATGCGCCTCTGACTGTATATTTGCGCCTTATTTCTGCTCGGAACAAGGCCCTGCAAGGTTTGCAGCCATCCACAAAGTTTTTGGTGCTAGCAATGCCTCCAAATTGTTGTTGCATATCCCAGCTCATGATCGATGTGAGGCGGTTGTCACCATTGCTTATGAGGCCCAAGCAAGGATTAGAGACCCGGTCTATGGTTGTGTTGCTCATATTTTCGCCTTGCAGCAACAG GTGGCATACCTCCAAGGTCAATTAATGCAAATGAAAGCACAACTAGCTCAAAATGCTATGAATTCACATAACATGGAGAGTCAATGGCAAGGCAATCTTTCTGGTGGTCCTTCCATTCCAACATATCCAATCTACATGAATCCCATTTCGCCACAAAGCTCACTTGAGTCTGTTGAGCTCAACAGTGCTGATAACTTGAATATGCAAGAAATACAAAGCAGAGAGGAGTTTTCTAATTTCCATGGTTACTCTAGGAAGAGACCATACAATAGTGATTTGGGTGAGCTTCAAGCACTTGCCCTTAGAATGATGAGGAACTGA